The following coding sequences lie in one Mucilaginibacter sp. KACC 22773 genomic window:
- the porT gene encoding type IX secretion/gliding motility protein PorT/SprT, producing MIKKRYLLLLCLLFCSKISLAQYVPAWGGGADQQDLSFGFSFSYVSSDLRIVKKPDWRKPFFDASTNKNITDSVNSISSKSQPGFAIGFLTRYTLTEHFEVRVTPSLVFADRNLSYTYANPDQNQVKQIQTTSVEVPLSFKLKSDRLGDFRAYILGGVKYTKAIGTKKDETNLDPLDKMVKNVGGFSSYEAGLGCDIYFEFFKLSPQIKVSNSFGNILVPENHPFSAPISKLSLHTVMFSLFFE from the coding sequence ATGATCAAAAAACGGTACCTCTTACTTTTATGCCTTTTATTTTGCAGCAAAATTTCGCTGGCACAATACGTACCGGCATGGGGCGGAGGTGCCGATCAGCAGGACCTGAGCTTTGGTTTTAGCTTTAGTTATGTAAGCAGCGACCTGCGGATAGTTAAAAAGCCCGACTGGCGCAAACCCTTTTTTGATGCTTCCACCAACAAAAACATCACCGACTCGGTAAACAGCATAAGCTCGAAAAGCCAGCCCGGCTTTGCTATTGGCTTTTTAACCCGGTACACCTTAACCGAACATTTTGAAGTACGTGTAACCCCGTCACTGGTTTTTGCCGACCGGAACCTGAGTTATACTTACGCCAATCCCGACCAGAACCAGGTAAAACAAATTCAGACCACCTCGGTAGAGGTGCCGCTTTCATTCAAGCTAAAATCTGACAGGCTGGGCGATTTTCGCGCTTATATTTTGGGTGGAGTAAAATACACCAAGGCTATCGGCACCAAAAAGGATGAAACCAATCTTGACCCTTTAGATAAGATGGTAAAAAACGTTGGCGGGTTTAGCTCCTACGAAGCGGGCCTGGGCTGCGATATCTATTTCGAGTTTTTTAAGTTGTCGCCACAAATCAAAGTATCCAACTCCTTTGGCAATATCCTGGTGCCCGAAAATCACCCGTTTTCGGCACCTATCAGTAAGTTGTCGTTACATACGGTAATGTTCAGTTTGTTTTTTGAGTAA
- a CDS encoding glycosyltransferase family 4 protein, with translation MKIGYDAKRAFFNNTGLGNYSRWLIKTLAYFHPENTYFLYTPKAKPNVRLKFLGDHGNVFTLTPASKFFTSWWRSKGIVKDLLRDGIQLYHGLSHELPSGIADSGIRSVVTIHDLIFMRYPKQFGWFNYRIYLAKVKYACKVADKIIAISAKTKVDLVELLDIDPRKIEIVYQGCDVIFDVTKTPDQKAAVKLKYNLPDKFLLSVGTIEERKNLLLTVVALKNIDGEIPLVVIGKPTKYADEVNAYITAGNLVSRVIFLRDIPFDELPVIYQLASVFIYPSRYEGFGIPVLEALNSGTPVIAATGSCLEEAGGPGSRYVDPDDAVGLAKEVNQILGDDILRHTMINRGIEHAANFNDDKLALQLQQLYTNILNNA, from the coding sequence ATGAAAATAGGATACGATGCCAAGCGGGCTTTTTTTAATAACACGGGCCTGGGCAACTACAGCCGCTGGCTTATTAAAACGCTGGCATATTTCCATCCCGAAAACACCTATTTTTTATATACGCCAAAGGCCAAACCAAATGTAAGGCTTAAGTTTTTGGGTGATCATGGCAATGTTTTTACTTTAACGCCTGCCAGCAAATTTTTTACTTCCTGGTGGCGTAGCAAAGGTATTGTTAAGGATTTATTGCGCGATGGTATCCAATTGTATCATGGCCTTAGCCATGAGTTGCCTTCGGGCATTGCCGATAGTGGCATACGGTCGGTTGTTACCATACATGATTTGATCTTTATGCGCTACCCTAAGCAATTTGGCTGGTTTAATTACCGTATTTACCTGGCCAAAGTAAAATACGCCTGCAAGGTAGCTGATAAAATCATCGCCATAAGTGCGAAAACCAAGGTCGATTTGGTAGAGCTGCTTGATATCGATCCCCGGAAAATAGAAATAGTTTACCAGGGTTGCGACGTTATATTTGACGTTACAAAAACGCCCGATCAAAAAGCCGCAGTAAAGCTAAAATACAACCTGCCCGATAAATTTTTGTTGAGCGTAGGCACTATAGAAGAACGCAAAAACCTATTATTAACGGTAGTAGCTTTAAAAAACATTGATGGCGAGATCCCTTTAGTGGTAATTGGTAAGCCAACAAAATACGCAGACGAAGTAAACGCCTACATTACTGCCGGTAATTTAGTCAGCCGTGTGATTTTTTTAAGGGATATTCCGTTTGATGAACTGCCGGTCATTTATCAGTTAGCATCGGTATTTATTTATCCGTCGAGGTATGAAGGTTTTGGCATCCCTGTATTGGAAGCTTTAAACTCCGGCACCCCGGTTATAGCCGCAACCGGCTCATGCCTGGAAGAGGCCGGCGGGCCGGGCAGCCGATATGTCGATCCTGATGATGCGGTTGGCCTGGCTAAAGAGGTGAACCAGATACTTGGCGATGATATTTTAAGGCATACAATGATTAACCGTGGCATCGAGCATGCCGCCAACTTTAACGATGATAAACTGGCGCTGCAATTGCAGCAGCTGTACACTAATATATTGAACAATGCTTAG
- a CDS encoding nucleoside deaminase, with translation MENTAHEKFMRIAIELSEYNVKQGMGGPFGAVITKDGMILARSANRVVPTNDPTAHAEVSVIRLACQELGTYDLSGCEIYTSCEPCPMCLGAIYWARIDKVYYANTKADAAAIGFDDHDIYDELESPMADRKLPFVQLLRDEAMAVFKLWEIEENKTKY, from the coding sequence ATGGAAAATACGGCACACGAAAAATTCATGCGGATAGCAATTGAACTATCCGAGTATAATGTAAAGCAGGGGATGGGTGGCCCCTTTGGAGCCGTTATAACAAAAGATGGCATGATCCTGGCCCGTAGTGCAAACCGGGTTGTGCCTACCAATGATCCAACCGCGCATGCCGAAGTATCGGTTATCCGCCTGGCCTGCCAGGAGTTAGGGACATATGACTTATCCGGGTGCGAAATTTATACCAGTTGCGAACCCTGCCCTATGTGTCTTGGCGCCATATATTGGGCCCGCATTGATAAAGTTTACTATGCCAACACCAAAGCTGATGCCGCAGCTATCGGTTTCGATGACCATGATATATACGATGAACTGGAAAGCCCCATGGCCGACAGGAAGTTGCCTTTTGTTCAATTACTCCGCGATGAAGCGATGGCTGTTTTTAAGCTGTGGGAAATAGAGGAGAATAAGACGAAATATTAA
- a CDS encoding RNA-binding S4 domain-containing protein — MAEKEKLRIDKYLWAIRVFKTRTLASDACKAGRVKLDGKNIKPSYEVKIGDTYQVAKGPDRKVIRVTGLLENRVDAKKAVDYYLDITPVEQTPAFKSMFHAPILKRDRGTGRPTKLDRREIDDLKDNFFETEEEE, encoded by the coding sequence ATGGCCGAAAAAGAAAAACTAAGAATTGATAAATACCTGTGGGCTATTCGCGTTTTTAAAACCCGTACCCTGGCATCTGATGCCTGTAAAGCCGGACGCGTAAAGCTTGACGGCAAAAACATAAAACCTTCATACGAGGTAAAAATTGGTGATACCTACCAGGTAGCAAAAGGTCCCGACCGGAAGGTGATTCGGGTAACCGGCTTGCTGGAGAACAGGGTTGATGCAAAAAAAGCGGTTGATTATTACCTGGATATAACCCCGGTTGAACAAACCCCGGCTTTTAAATCCATGTTCCACGCTCCAATACTTAAGCGTGACAGAGGCACCGGCCGTCCCACTAAACTTGATCGCCGCGAGATAGACGATTTAAAAGATAATTTTTTTGAAACGGAGGAGGAGGAATGA
- a CDS encoding ADP-ribosylglycohydrolase family protein → MSHHLNFCKDILFGVAVGDAIGVPVEFKSREEIAKKPVIDMVGFGTYDQLPGTWSDDSSLTFCLAESLTNGYDIHDIANNFVRWRCDNYWTARGEVFDVGITTHEAIERIVRGVQPNLAGGFDSWSNGNGSLMRILPLLAYINDLPVAERFAITKDVSSITHGHIRSAIACFYYLEFAAKLLKNNDLRVIYDEVKQEVTAFLDTTSISRDELKLFDRLLVGNIYEAAESEIDSSGYVLHTLEASIWCLLNTKTYKEAILKAVNLGQDTDTTGAVTGGLAGLYYGFETIPEDWVLKLARKNDIDNLAARLAKHWSVIE, encoded by the coding sequence ATGTCCCATCATCTCAATTTTTGTAAAGATATACTGTTTGGCGTTGCTGTCGGCGATGCCATAGGCGTTCCTGTTGAGTTTAAATCACGAGAAGAAATTGCAAAAAAACCGGTTATCGACATGGTCGGGTTTGGTACTTATGACCAATTGCCGGGCACATGGTCTGACGATAGCTCACTTACTTTTTGCCTTGCCGAATCGTTAACCAATGGTTACGATATACATGATATTGCCAACAATTTTGTAAGATGGCGTTGCGACAATTATTGGACGGCCCGGGGCGAAGTTTTTGATGTTGGAATTACTACCCATGAAGCTATTGAAAGAATAGTAAGGGGTGTGCAACCAAACCTTGCCGGCGGATTTGATTCATGGTCGAACGGGAATGGTTCGCTGATGCGGATTTTACCTCTGTTGGCTTACATTAACGATTTGCCTGTGGCAGAGCGTTTTGCTATAACCAAAGATGTATCCTCTATTACCCACGGCCATATCCGGTCGGCAATTGCCTGTTTTTATTACCTTGAATTTGCGGCGAAACTGCTAAAGAATAATGATCTGCGGGTTATTTATGACGAAGTAAAACAAGAAGTAACCGCCTTTCTGGATACAACCAGTATCAGCAGAGATGAGCTTAAACTATTTGACCGACTTTTAGTGGGCAATATTTATGAAGCTGCAGAAAGTGAAATAGATAGCAGTGGCTACGTATTACATACGCTGGAAGCAAGTATCTGGTGCCTTTTAAATACAAAAACGTATAAAGAAGCTATACTTAAAGCTGTAAATTTGGGGCAGGATACTGATACCACCGGCGCGGTAACCGGCGGCCTTGCCGGTTTATACTATGGGTTTGAAACAATACCCGAAGACTGGGTGCTTAAACTTGCCCGTAAAAATGATATAGATAATTTAGCCGCCCGGCTGGCTAAGCATTGGAGTGTAATTGAATAA
- a CDS encoding fumarylacetoacetate hydrolase family protein: MKIIAIGRNYAEHAKELNNPVPTVPVIFMKPDTALLKDNKPFYHPDFSEDIHHEIELVLKVSKEGKHIGEKFAAGYYDEIGLGVDFTARDIQARHKEKGLPWELAKAFDGSAPISSFVPKSKFADIYNINFKLDINGETRQQGNTNMLIFSFESIIAFVSRYITLKKGDLIFTGTPAGVGRVKVGDRLEGYIGDEKMLDFWVK, translated from the coding sequence ATGAAAATTATTGCCATAGGCCGCAACTATGCCGAACATGCCAAAGAGTTAAATAACCCGGTGCCAACTGTCCCGGTTATTTTCATGAAGCCCGACACCGCACTTTTAAAAGATAATAAGCCATTTTACCATCCAGATTTTTCGGAAGATATTCACCACGAGATTGAACTGGTGCTCAAGGTGAGCAAGGAAGGCAAGCACATAGGCGAAAAATTTGCCGCCGGTTATTATGACGAGATAGGCCTGGGAGTTGATTTTACCGCCCGCGATATCCAGGCCCGCCATAAAGAAAAAGGGTTACCCTGGGAACTGGCCAAGGCTTTTGATGGCTCGGCGCCTATCAGCAGCTTTGTACCCAAATCAAAATTTGCCGATATTTATAATATTAATTTCAAGCTGGATATCAACGGTGAAACCCGCCAGCAGGGTAATACCAACATGCTGATTTTCAGCTTCGAGAGTATTATCGCCTTTGTGTCCCGCTACATCACCCTAAAAAAGGGCGACCTGATATTTACCGGCACACCTGCAGGCGTAGGCCGGGTAAAGGTTGGCGACAGGCTTGAAGGATATATCGGGGATGAAAAAATGCTGGATTTTTGGGTGAAGTAG
- a CDS encoding L-threonylcarbamoyladenylate synthase — protein MLRDEVANAFKVLQEGGIILYPTDTIWGIGCDATNTEAIKKIFRLKQRDEAKSMVILVDTENKLESYVQEVNPLAYDLIEYAENPLTLVMPGAKNLSPAVIAADGSVAIRVSNHEFCKQLIQRLRKPLVSTSANISGKPSPQYFSQIDQEIIDGVDYVVDLEQHSKEIRNPSTIMKLAPDGSFEFIRR, from the coding sequence ATGCTTAGAGACGAAGTTGCCAACGCATTTAAAGTACTGCAGGAGGGAGGCATTATCCTGTACCCAACAGATACTATTTGGGGCATAGGTTGCGATGCCACCAATACCGAAGCCATCAAAAAAATTTTTCGCCTGAAACAACGCGATGAGGCCAAAAGTATGGTGATATTGGTTGATACCGAAAATAAGCTGGAAAGCTATGTACAGGAAGTTAACCCCTTGGCTTATGACCTGATTGAATATGCCGAAAATCCACTAACGCTGGTGATGCCCGGTGCAAAAAACTTATCGCCAGCGGTAATAGCTGCCGATGGGAGCGTAGCTATCCGGGTAAGCAATCATGAATTTTGCAAGCAACTCATACAGCGGCTGCGCAAGCCCCTGGTATCTACATCGGCCAACATCAGCGGTAAGCCATCGCCTCAATATTTTTCGCAGATTGACCAGGAAATCATTGATGGGGTAGACTACGTAGTTGACCTGGAACAACACAGCAAAGAGATCCGCAATCCATCAACCATCATGAAGCTGGCACCCGACGGGAGTTTTGAGTTTATACGCAGGTAG
- a CDS encoding transketolase family protein gives MKKYTYTDKKDTRSGFGAGLLEAGRKNDQVVALCADLIGSLKMNDFIKEFPERFVQVGIAEANMMCIAAGMTIGGKIPFTGTFANFSTGRVYDQIRQSIAYSNKNVKICASHAGLTLGEDGATHQILEDIGMMKMLPGMTVINPCDYNQTKAATMAIAEYEGPVYLRFGRPVVPIFTDPDQKFEIGKAWMVNEGADVTIFATGHLVWEAILAGEKLAEEGIDAEIINIHTIKPLDAEAVLKSVAKTGCVVTAEEHNRLGGLGDSIAQLLAVNNPTPQEFVAVNDSFGESGTPAQLMTKYGLDAEHIVLAAKKVIERKNKNA, from the coding sequence ATGAAAAAGTATACTTATACAGATAAAAAAGATACCCGCTCGGGCTTTGGCGCCGGGTTGCTGGAAGCCGGCAGAAAAAACGACCAGGTGGTTGCACTTTGCGCCGACCTTATCGGATCGTTAAAAATGAATGATTTCATAAAGGAATTCCCTGAGCGTTTTGTTCAGGTTGGTATTGCCGAAGCAAACATGATGTGTATTGCCGCAGGTATGACCATTGGCGGTAAAATACCTTTTACCGGTACTTTTGCCAATTTTTCAACAGGCAGGGTTTATGATCAAATTCGCCAGTCGATAGCTTACTCTAACAAAAACGTTAAAATTTGCGCATCACACGCCGGCTTAACTTTAGGCGAAGACGGTGCCACCCACCAAATACTGGAAGACATAGGCATGATGAAAATGCTGCCTGGAATGACCGTAATTAACCCTTGCGATTATAACCAAACCAAAGCGGCCACCATGGCTATTGCCGAATATGAAGGTCCGGTTTACCTGCGTTTTGGCCGTCCGGTTGTTCCTATTTTTACCGATCCAGATCAAAAATTCGAGATTGGCAAAGCGTGGATGGTGAACGAAGGCGCAGATGTTACTATATTTGCTACTGGTCACCTTGTTTGGGAAGCTATTTTAGCCGGCGAAAAACTGGCAGAAGAAGGTATTGATGCCGAGATTATTAACATTCACACCATCAAACCTTTGGATGCCGAAGCTGTATTAAAATCGGTAGCCAAAACAGGCTGCGTGGTTACTGCCGAAGAGCATAACCGCCTTGGTGGCTTGGGCGATAGCATAGCGCAATTGCTGGCTGTTAACAACCCTACCCCACAAGAATTTGTAGCGGTGAACGATAGCTTTGGCGAAAGCGGCACACCTGCGCAATTGATGACTAAATATGGTTTAGATGCAGAACATATTGTGCTGGCGGCCAAAAAGGTGATCGAAAGAAAAAACAAAAATGCTTAA
- a CDS encoding RNA polymerase sigma factor: MLVQVEDSEILSKFQDEKTRNEAFNLLLKKYQQKIYWHVRRMVIDHDDADDLTQDVFVKVWKNLLGFRNDAQLYTWMYRIASNECITFLNKKKLKNNVSLDDVAYELADTLADSTYFNGDAAQRKLQEALLTLPEKQKLVFNMKYYEDMKYEEISAVLGTSVGALKASFHLAVKKIEAYLISKD; encoded by the coding sequence ATGTTGGTGCAGGTAGAAGATTCAGAGATTTTAAGCAAATTCCAGGACGAAAAAACGCGTAACGAAGCGTTTAACCTGTTGCTTAAAAAATACCAGCAAAAAATTTACTGGCACGTAAGGCGTATGGTTATTGATCATGACGATGCAGACGACCTTACCCAGGATGTTTTTGTAAAAGTTTGGAAAAACCTGTTAGGCTTCAGAAATGACGCTCAGCTGTATACCTGGATGTACCGCATAGCATCCAACGAATGCATTACTTTTTTGAATAAGAAAAAACTTAAAAATAATGTTTCGTTGGATGATGTTGCTTATGAACTTGCTGATACGCTGGCCGATTCAACCTATTTTAACGGAGATGCGGCACAGCGTAAATTGCAGGAGGCTTTGCTTACCCTGCCCGAAAAGCAGAAGCTTGTATTCAATATGAAATATTATGAGGATATGAAGTATGAAGAAATTTCGGCAGTATTGGGTACAAGCGTAGGTGCTTTAAAAGCCTCTTTTCACCTGGCAGTCAAGAAGATAGAAGCATATTTAATCTCGAAAGATTAA
- a CDS encoding transketolase, translated as MKSTIQDLEKTASQIRRDIVRMVHGCQSGHPGGSLGCTDFFTALYFEAMNHDPKFNMDGIGEDLFFLSNGHISPVFYSTLAHAGYYDKAELATFRKLNTRLQGHPTTHEHLPGVRIASGSLGQGLSVAIGAALAKKLNGDKSLVYTLHGDGELQEGQIWEAAMFAPHNKVDNLISTIDVNGQQIDGPTNLVLSLGDLHAKWVAFGWDVLEMKGNDMADVVKTLELAKSRTGQGKPIMILMHTEMGYGVDFMAGSHKWHGIAPNDEQLKLALAQLEETLGDY; from the coding sequence ATGAAATCAACAATTCAAGACTTAGAAAAAACCGCGTCGCAAATCAGGCGCGACATTGTACGTATGGTACATGGTTGTCAATCGGGCCACCCTGGTGGATCATTAGGTTGCACAGATTTTTTTACCGCCCTATACTTTGAGGCGATGAACCACGATCCTAAATTCAACATGGATGGTATTGGCGAAGACCTTTTCTTTTTATCAAACGGCCATATTTCGCCGGTGTTTTACAGCACCCTGGCACATGCCGGTTATTATGATAAGGCAGAACTGGCAACTTTCCGCAAACTAAATACACGCTTACAAGGTCACCCTACCACCCACGAGCACTTACCGGGAGTACGCATTGCATCGGGTTCATTAGGCCAGGGTTTATCTGTTGCCATCGGCGCGGCTTTGGCCAAGAAACTGAATGGAGATAAATCGCTTGTATATACCTTACATGGTGATGGCGAATTACAGGAAGGACAAATTTGGGAAGCAGCCATGTTTGCACCGCACAACAAGGTTGATAATTTAATTTCGACCATTGACGTTAACGGACAGCAAATTGATGGGCCAACCAACTTAGTGTTGTCGTTAGGCGATCTGCATGCCAAATGGGTAGCTTTTGGATGGGACGTTTTGGAAATGAAAGGTAACGATATGGCCGATGTTGTTAAAACATTGGAATTGGCTAAAAGCCGCACAGGCCAGGGTAAACCTATTATGATATTGATGCACACCGAAATGGGTTACGGTGTAGATTTTATGGCAGGCAGCCACAAATGGCACGGTATCGCACCAAATGATGAACAGCTTAAATTAGCTTTAGCACAATTGGAAGAAACTTTGGGCGACTATTAG
- a CDS encoding 2,3,4,5-tetrahydropyridine-2,6-dicarboxylate N-succinyltransferase produces the protein MQDLKKMIEDAWEDRNLLNYNEYITAIETVVERLDKGEIRVAEMIGTRWHVNEWIKKAVILYFPTRSMKEIKVGPFVFHDKMDLKTDYKANGVRVVPHGIARYGAYLAKGVIMMPSYVNIGAYVDEGTMVDTWATVGSCAQIGKHVHLSGGVGIGGVLEPLQAAPVIIEDNCFLGSRAIVVEGVHVEHEAVLGANVVLTASTKIIDVTQSTPVEYKGRVPARSVVIPGSYTKKFPAGDYQVPCALIIGTRKESTDKKTSLNDALRENNVAV, from the coding sequence ATGCAAGATCTTAAAAAAATGATTGAAGATGCCTGGGAAGACAGGAATCTGCTGAATTATAACGAATATATCACCGCTATTGAAACCGTAGTTGAACGGTTAGATAAAGGCGAGATCCGCGTGGCCGAAATGATTGGTACCCGCTGGCATGTGAACGAGTGGATAAAAAAGGCTGTTATCCTTTATTTCCCTACCCGCAGCATGAAAGAAATTAAGGTTGGTCCTTTTGTTTTTCATGACAAAATGGATTTGAAAACCGATTATAAGGCAAACGGTGTTCGCGTAGTTCCGCACGGTATTGCCCGTTATGGCGCATACCTTGCAAAAGGTGTTATCATGATGCCATCGTACGTAAACATTGGCGCATACGTTGATGAAGGGACCATGGTTGATACCTGGGCTACAGTGGGCTCGTGCGCGCAAATTGGTAAGCATGTACACTTAAGTGGCGGCGTAGGTATTGGCGGCGTTTTGGAGCCTTTACAAGCTGCTCCTGTTATCATTGAAGATAATTGCTTCCTTGGCTCAAGGGCTATTGTTGTTGAGGGTGTACACGTTGAGCATGAAGCCGTGTTGGGCGCCAACGTTGTGTTAACCGCATCAACCAAAATTATTGATGTAACCCAATCGACCCCGGTTGAATATAAAGGCCGTGTGCCTGCCCGTTCGGTAGTTATACCAGGTTCATATACCAAGAAATTTCCTGCCGGCGATTACCAGGTGCCTTGCGCACTTATCATCGGTACCCGTAAGGAGTCGACTGATAAAAAAACTTCTCTAAACGATGCGTTGAGAGAAAATAATGTAGCGGTTTAA
- the bcp gene encoding thioredoxin-dependent thiol peroxidase translates to MSTLKEGDKAPDFTAKDQNGNTVSLSDYKGKNVILYFYPKDDTPGCTAESCDFRDNYQSLLSKGYEVIGVSTDDEKSHKKFETKYSLPFTLIADEEKSIVEAYGVWVEKNMYGKQYMGTARTTFIIDGDGNISHVISKVDTKNSSQQVLDLVK, encoded by the coding sequence ATGTCAACATTAAAAGAAGGCGATAAAGCCCCGGATTTTACAGCAAAAGATCAAAACGGAAATACCGTATCGTTATCTGATTATAAGGGCAAAAATGTGATCCTATATTTCTACCCTAAAGATGATACCCCTGGCTGCACGGCAGAATCGTGCGATTTCAGGGATAACTACCAATCATTACTTAGCAAGGGTTACGAAGTGATTGGCGTAAGCACCGACGACGAAAAATCGCATAAAAAATTCGAAACCAAGTATAGCCTTCCCTTTACCCTTATTGCCGATGAAGAAAAATCTATTGTAGAAGCCTACGGGGTTTGGGTAGAGAAGAACATGTACGGCAAGCAATATATGGGCACCGCCCGCACTACCTTCATTATTGACGGCGATGGCAATATTAGCCACGTTATCAGCAAGGTAGACACCAAGAACTCATCACAACAAGTACTCGACTTAGTAAAATAA
- a CDS encoding M23 family metallopeptidase, whose translation MVKKTIVLLSILFLGIYTQLPAQTATIQSRTYPQNYFRYPLDLLPHTTAGSFGELRPAHFHSGLDFKTNQRTGYPVYAVNDGYISRVRVQFGGFGRAIYITHPNGYTTVYGHLQAFTPAVAALVKAYQYEHQTYEADFKLPPAQVTVCKNDVVALSGNAGASAGPHVHFEIRDTQTEETINPQLFGLTIPDQVPPTISSIGIYHLNGNPFSEKTPREFIAVSGAAGNYHPTKPQVLHLSGNIGFGINTTDMNSTSANHNGIYSLELKLDGQTVYTFAVERFAFDQTHAINAYIDYPSYTLERRWMQKCFIMPGSHISLYPQSVNRGIITFNDNSLHEVEYIVKDVAGNTSTLKLKIQASPFNAVANKVAGTLFHYDTKSEFGTDKVKVIVMPGNLYDDLDFIYSISAKPMGAYSSLHHIHNRLTPIHENYELWIKPEADLGKYADKAVIVSTTMGCVGGYYQDGWVKSQTSTFGDYFIKLDTVPPVIHPLNIRDGSNMKAARTISFRMSDNLSGIKTYTGTIDNKWVLMELDYKTKILNYTFGGDIAPGKHTFKLVLVDNKNNFTDFTANFYR comes from the coding sequence ATGGTAAAAAAAACAATTGTCCTCCTCTCGATATTATTTTTAGGCATATACACACAGCTACCGGCGCAAACAGCCACCATTCAAAGCAGAACTTATCCTCAAAATTATTTCCGCTACCCGCTCGATTTATTGCCGCACACTACCGCTGGCTCATTTGGCGAACTAAGGCCCGCACATTTTCACTCCGGGCTCGATTTTAAAACTAACCAGCGTACGGGCTACCCGGTATACGCTGTAAACGATGGGTATATCTCGCGGGTGCGGGTTCAATTTGGCGGCTTCGGGCGGGCTATTTACATTACGCACCCTAATGGGTATACAACAGTATACGGTCACTTACAAGCTTTTACGCCTGCCGTCGCGGCGCTGGTTAAAGCCTATCAATACGAGCATCAAACTTACGAGGCCGATTTTAAATTGCCCCCTGCCCAGGTTACAGTTTGCAAAAATGATGTAGTGGCTCTCTCCGGTAATGCGGGCGCATCTGCCGGCCCGCATGTGCATTTCGAAATCAGGGATACCCAAACGGAAGAAACTATCAACCCACAATTGTTTGGATTGACAATTCCAGACCAGGTACCGCCTACCATTAGCTCCATCGGCATTTATCACTTAAATGGCAATCCGTTCAGCGAAAAAACACCGCGCGAGTTTATAGCGGTAAGTGGCGCTGCCGGTAATTACCACCCGACTAAACCACAAGTGCTCCATTTAAGCGGCAACATCGGTTTTGGCATCAATACAACCGACATGAACAGTACATCGGCCAACCACAACGGCATCTATTCACTGGAATTAAAGCTGGATGGCCAAACGGTGTACACCTTCGCGGTCGAGCGCTTCGCGTTCGATCAAACACATGCCATTAACGCATATATCGATTATCCATCATATACGCTGGAGCGACGATGGATGCAAAAATGCTTCATAATGCCGGGCAGCCATATTTCGCTTTATCCGCAATCTGTTAACAGGGGCATCATCACCTTTAATGATAATTCACTACACGAGGTTGAATACATTGTTAAAGATGTTGCCGGCAACACATCAACCTTAAAGTTAAAAATACAGGCAAGCCCTTTTAATGCAGTGGCCAATAAAGTAGCAGGGACGCTTTTTCACTATGATACAAAAAGCGAGTTTGGTACCGATAAGGTAAAGGTTATTGTAATGCCCGGCAATTTGTATGACGACCTTGATTTTATCTACTCCATTTCGGCAAAGCCAATGGGCGCCTACTCGTCATTACATCATATCCATAACCGCCTTACCCCTATTCATGAAAATTATGAGTTGTGGATAAAACCAGAAGCCGACCTGGGCAAGTATGCTGATAAGGCCGTTATTGTAAGCACTACCATGGGCTGCGTAGGCGGTTACTACCAGGACGGCTGGGTAAAAAGCCAGACCAGCACCTTTGGCGATTATTTTATTAAACTGGATACCGTGCCACCGGTTATCCACCCGCTTAACATCCGCGATGGCAGCAATATGAAAGCTGCCCGTACCATCAGCTTCAGGATGAGTGATAACCTATCGGGCATCAAAACTTACACCGGAACCATTGATAATAAGTGGGTTTTAATGGAATTGGATTATAAAACTAAAATTCTAAATTATACCTTTGGCGGCGATATCGCACCGGGTAAGCATACATTTAAATTGGTGCTGGTAGATAACAAAAATAATTTTACAGATTTTACCGCGAATTTTTACCGATAA